From one Chryseobacterium sp. 3008163 genomic stretch:
- a CDS encoding YkvA family protein, whose amino-acid sequence MKYSKLNLAKEAISHKGFVKKIPDIFRMVKMWRKGEYPVKSIDLILPLIGLLYVISPIDIIPDFVIVAGVLDDLAVLSLAIPKLIREVDKFLLWEAERKYGTEGSKIIDAEIVN is encoded by the coding sequence ATGAAATATTCAAAACTCAATTTAGCTAAAGAAGCTATCAGCCACAAAGGCTTCGTAAAAAAAATTCCTGACATTTTCAGAATGGTGAAAATGTGGAGAAAAGGAGAATATCCGGTAAAATCGATAGATCTTATTCTACCGTTAATTGGTCTCCTCTATGTAATCTCTCCTATTGATATCATCCCGGATTTCGTTATCGTTGCAGGAGTTTTAGATGATTTAGCAGTATTATCTTTAGCAATTCCGAAACTGATCAGAGAAGTAGACAAGTTTCTACTTTGGGAAGCTGAGAGAAAATATGGCACCGAGGGCTCAAAAATAATTGATGCCGAAATTGTAAATTAA
- the nadA gene encoding quinolinate synthase NadA: MSTETLEKAKSTLPVKGFLDLKDIAIPQGEDLVKAILQLKEEKNAVILAHYYQPGEIQDIADFLGDSLQLARQAKDTDADMIVFCGVHFMAEAAKILNPTKKVVLPDTMAGCSLADGCSGEGLRKMREQHPNALIATYINCNAETKAESDIIVTSSNAETVIEALPTDRPIIFAPDKNLGRYLSKKTGRDMILWDGSCIVHEAFSMERIAQQLADNPDAKMIAHPESEEAVLKLAHFIGSTSALLNFVEKDDCQKFIIATEEGILHEMRKRAPHKELIPALVFDESCNCSECFYMKRNTMEKLYLCMKYELPEIIIEEELRLRALKPIEAMLDLSKSIK, translated from the coding sequence ATGAGCACCGAAACATTAGAAAAAGCTAAATCTACACTTCCTGTAAAAGGATTTTTAGATTTAAAAGATATCGCTATTCCTCAAGGAGAAGATTTGGTAAAAGCTATTCTCCAACTGAAAGAAGAAAAAAATGCCGTTATTCTTGCGCATTATTATCAACCGGGAGAAATTCAGGATATTGCTGATTTCTTGGGAGATTCTCTTCAATTGGCAAGGCAGGCGAAAGATACAGACGCCGATATGATTGTTTTTTGCGGAGTACATTTCATGGCAGAAGCTGCAAAAATTCTAAACCCAACTAAAAAAGTAGTTCTTCCTGATACAATGGCAGGATGCTCTTTGGCAGACGGTTGTTCAGGAGAAGGTTTGAGAAAAATGCGTGAGCAACATCCAAATGCTTTGATTGCAACCTACATCAACTGTAATGCAGAAACAAAGGCAGAAAGCGACATCATCGTAACTAGTTCAAACGCTGAAACAGTGATTGAAGCTTTACCGACTGACAGGCCTATTATTTTTGCTCCGGATAAAAATTTAGGTAGATATTTATCTAAAAAAACCGGACGTGATATGATTCTTTGGGACGGAAGCTGCATAGTCCACGAAGCTTTCTCAATGGAAAGAATCGCCCAACAGTTGGCGGATAATCCTGATGCAAAAATGATTGCACACCCGGAAAGTGAAGAAGCAGTTTTAAAATTGGCTCACTTCATCGGTTCGACTTCTGCGCTTTTGAATTTTGTTGAAAAAGACGACTGTCAGAAATTTATTATCGCAACTGAGGAAGGAATTCTTCACGAAATGAGAAAACGTGCACCACACAAAGAACTGATTCCTGCTTTGGTTTTTGACGAAAGCTGTAATTGCTCAGAATGTTTTTACATGAAGAGAAATACAATGGAAAAACTGTATCTGTGTATGAAATATGAACTTCCTGAGATTATCATTGAAGAAGAGCTTCGACTGAGAGCACTGAAGCCCATTGAGGCAATGCTCGATCTTTCAAAAAGTATTAAATAA
- the folB gene encoding dihydroneopterin aldolase produces the protein MSKIFLEDVKIYAYHGVLPEENIIGTYYILNAEIHTDLWDAAVSDDLNDTISYADINEIIHDEMKIQSKLLEHVAGRIINKINEKFNQISYIKLRITKTSPPMKGEMKGASIELEKSFLLGGITENE, from the coding sequence ATGAGCAAAATATTTTTAGAAGACGTTAAAATCTACGCTTACCACGGTGTTCTTCCTGAAGAAAACATTATCGGGACATACTATATTTTAAATGCAGAAATTCATACAGATTTGTGGGATGCTGCAGTCTCTGATGATTTGAATGATACAATAAGTTATGCAGATATTAATGAAATTATTCATGATGAGATGAAAATTCAGTCGAAATTGCTTGAACATGTTGCCGGGAGAATTATCAATAAAATCAACGAAAAATTCAATCAGATCTCTTACATCAAATTAAGAATCACCAAAACGAGTCCACCAATGAAAGGTGAAATGAAAGGAGCAAGTATTGAACTTGAAAAAAGTTTTTTATTAGGCGGAATTACAGAAAATGAGTAA
- a CDS encoding RDD family protein produces MRKYLQIIDRHRATKWARLGSIVIDRIVFNMFFFAFAIIGGLIDGILGIYYFTKFFDQLEGIGRLADIIMTNIIFFIYIFLLEYFTKGRSIGKFVIGTKVIMTDGTEPKLKDYLIRNVCRLVPFDALSFLGENGWHDSWSDTRVISIKNYEAEKQAKSDIEDLGKKEIA; encoded by the coding sequence ATGAGAAAATACTTACAAATAATCGACAGACATAGAGCTACAAAATGGGCAAGACTTGGAAGCATTGTGATTGATAGAATCGTTTTTAATATGTTCTTTTTTGCGTTTGCCATCATTGGAGGTCTTATCGACGGGATTCTGGGGATTTATTATTTTACAAAATTCTTTGACCAACTCGAAGGAATAGGTAGGCTTGCAGATATTATCATGACAAATATTATCTTTTTCATTTATATTTTTCTCTTAGAATATTTTACGAAAGGTAGAAGTATCGGAAAGTTCGTGATAGGAACGAAAGTCATCATGACCGACGGAACAGAGCCGAAGCTAAAAGATTATTTAATAAGAAACGTTTGCAGACTTGTACCATTTGACGCGCTATCCTTTTTAGGTGAGAACGGATGGCACGACAGCTGGAGCGATACAAGAGTAATCTCCATCAAAAATTATGAGGCTGAAAAACAGGCTAAAAGCGATATTGAAGATCTTGGAAAGAAAGAAATAGCGTGA
- the aroC gene encoding chorismate synthase yields the protein MFNTLGNLLSLTTFGESHGLAYGGIINNFPAGLEVDLDKIQYELDRRKPGQSAIVTQRKESDTVKFLSGIFEGKTTGTPIGFMIENENQKSKDYDHIAQSYRPSHADFTYDQKFGIRDYRGGGKSSARETINWVVAGALAKQLLSDIEINAYVSSVGEIFCEKPYQALDFSKTESNEVRCPDAETAEKMISKIKEIKKEGNTIGGTITCVIKNVPVGIGEPVFSKLQAELAKAMLNINACKGFEYGSGFCGAKMTGSEHNDEFNTDFTTKSNLSGGIQGGISNGMDIYFRVAFKPVATILRPQNSVDKDGNAVTVEGKGRHDPCVVPRAVPVVESLAAFVLADLFLINKTRNLNQF from the coding sequence ATGTTCAATACTTTAGGGAATCTGCTCAGCCTGACGACTTTCGGCGAAAGTCACGGTTTGGCGTATGGCGGAATCATCAATAATTTTCCAGCAGGGCTGGAAGTCGATTTAGACAAAATTCAATACGAGCTTGACCGCAGAAAACCCGGTCAGTCAGCAATCGTTACGCAAAGAAAAGAGAGTGATACAGTAAAGTTTCTTTCAGGAATTTTTGAAGGAAAAACTACGGGAACTCCAATTGGTTTTATGATTGAAAATGAAAATCAGAAGTCAAAAGATTATGATCACATCGCCCAATCATATCGCCCGAGTCATGCTGATTTTACGTATGATCAAAAATTCGGAATCCGTGATTATCGTGGTGGCGGAAAATCTTCTGCACGCGAAACCATCAATTGGGTCGTTGCGGGAGCTTTGGCAAAACAACTTTTATCAGACATCGAAATCAATGCTTACGTTTCTTCTGTAGGTGAAATTTTCTGCGAGAAACCTTATCAGGCTTTAGATTTTTCTAAGACCGAAAGCAACGAAGTTCGTTGTCCGGATGCAGAAACTGCCGAAAAAATGATTTCAAAAATCAAAGAAATTAAAAAAGAAGGCAACACGATTGGCGGAACAATTACTTGTGTCATCAAAAATGTTCCGGTTGGAATCGGCGAACCTGTTTTTTCTAAATTACAGGCAGAATTAGCAAAAGCAATGCTGAATATCAATGCCTGCAAAGGCTTTGAATACGGAAGCGGTTTTTGCGGCGCAAAGATGACCGGAAGCGAACACAACGATGAATTCAATACGGATTTTACCACAAAATCAAATCTTTCAGGTGGAATTCAAGGTGGAATTTCAAATGGGATGGATATTTATTTCAGAGTGGCTTTCAAACCTGTTGCAACCATTTTAAGACCTCAAAACAGTGTCGACAAAGACGGAAATGCCGTTACTGTAGAAGGAAAAGGCAGACACGATCCTTGTGTTGTTCCAAGAGCAGTACCTGTGGTTGAAAGTCTGGCGGCTTTTGTTTTGGCCGATTTGTTTTTGATTAACAAAACGAGAAATTTAAATCAATTTTAA
- a CDS encoding LIC_10190 family membrane protein, which translates to MLFILLTSIIIIPTLLGWGKFLEIIFNKQLFEGISGKLIFGIFGISMIWTVLSFFIPLNVFIEIPTILIGLFYFFREKLFLIFYKFSKNDIFLFAVSLFIILFCSSFYPYILDHFGYYLPNIQWLREYGLVKGISNLDLVLGQMSIWHIFQAGFSNFTDPFLRINAVLLIMYLIYIIEKKSWIQLCFLPILFLFSQSPSPDLPVIVFSLILLNEILVNNKNTSLLFAFSVFVFAIKPTMIWLPILTFLYSIFILKSHFKTFLPGILILFLFYFKNIWTFGYPVFPVSMIDFGFSWKPNVELLNSSSQYAIQKTFDNQYSYEEIQKFSTFDHIKNWLFLDGIKSVINILFVLSLIVFTIFTFIKKIKSSLLSAFH; encoded by the coding sequence ATGCTTTTCATCTTACTCACTTCAATTATCATTATTCCCACTCTTTTAGGTTGGGGGAAATTTCTTGAAATCATTTTCAACAAACAGCTTTTTGAAGGAATTTCAGGAAAATTGATATTTGGAATTTTCGGAATCAGCATGATTTGGACGGTCCTTTCTTTCTTTATTCCATTAAATGTATTTATCGAAATTCCGACAATTTTAATTGGATTATTTTACTTTTTTAGAGAAAAATTATTCCTGATTTTTTATAAATTCTCAAAGAACGATATTTTCCTATTTGCTGTAAGTTTATTCATTATTTTATTCTGCAGCTCGTTTTACCCTTATATTTTAGACCATTTTGGATATTATTTACCGAACATACAATGGCTGCGGGAATATGGTTTGGTAAAAGGTATTTCAAACCTTGATCTTGTGCTTGGGCAGATGTCTATCTGGCATATTTTTCAGGCTGGATTTTCCAATTTTACTGATCCTTTTTTAAGAATAAATGCAGTTTTACTAATCATGTATTTAATATACATTATTGAAAAGAAAAGCTGGATTCAATTATGTTTTCTTCCAATATTGTTCTTGTTTTCACAATCTCCAAGTCCTGATTTGCCGGTGATTGTATTTTCTTTAATTTTATTAAATGAGATTTTAGTAAATAATAAAAATACTTCTCTGCTATTTGCATTTTCGGTTTTTGTTTTTGCGATAAAGCCAACAATGATTTGGTTGCCGATTTTGACATTTCTCTACTCTATTTTTATTCTTAAATCTCATTTTAAAACCTTCCTTCCAGGAATTTTAATTCTTTTTTTATTTTATTTTAAAAATATCTGGACATTCGGCTATCCTGTTTTCCCGGTCTCAATGATTGATTTTGGATTCAGTTGGAAACCCAATGTAGAATTGTTAAATTCTTCATCTCAATATGCCATTCAGAAAACTTTCGACAATCAATATTCTTACGAAGAAATTCAGAAATTCTCAACATTCGACCACATAAAAAACTGGCTGTTTTTAGATGGAATAAAATCAGTAATCAACATTTTATTTGTTCTGAGTTTAATTGTTTTTACCATTTTCACTTTCATTAAAAAAATAAAATCATCACTTTTATCTGCATTTCATTGA
- a CDS encoding YicC family protein gives MILSMTGFGRAEGVFEGKKISIDIKSLNSKSFDLNIKIPLRYKEKEFEVRKILNDRIIRGKVDCYINIENLEETNDVKINRSLIDSYMNELKNIASDGPDFEYLKMAVRLPDAITSRPDELTEGEWESLAKIVNNAVDKFQEFRKTEGKILHEELERNIKNIDKSLAEVVPYEQVRIDAVKERYMKTLKEFENVDETRFYQEMAYFTEKLDIQEEKVRLSQHLKYYSEVMENEDFNGKKLGFISQEIGREINTLGSKANHAEIQKLVVMMKDDLEKIKEQTLNVL, from the coding sequence ATGATTTTATCAATGACCGGCTTCGGTAGAGCCGAAGGTGTATTTGAAGGAAAAAAAATTTCGATCGATATTAAATCACTGAACAGCAAGAGCTTTGATTTAAATATCAAAATTCCTTTACGATATAAAGAAAAAGAATTTGAAGTAAGAAAAATTCTAAACGATAGAATCATCCGCGGAAAGGTGGATTGCTATATCAATATTGAGAATCTTGAAGAAACGAATGATGTAAAAATCAACAGAAGTTTGATCGATTCTTACATGAATGAGCTTAAAAACATCGCTTCTGATGGACCCGATTTTGAGTACCTGAAAATGGCGGTAAGACTTCCGGATGCAATCACTTCAAGACCAGACGAATTAACGGAAGGTGAATGGGAATCTTTGGCGAAAATTGTAAATAATGCCGTTGATAAATTCCAGGAGTTCAGAAAAACTGAAGGGAAAATTCTTCACGAAGAACTGGAAAGAAACATCAAAAATATTGATAAATCTTTGGCAGAAGTTGTTCCTTACGAGCAGGTGAGAATTGATGCTGTGAAAGAACGTTATATGAAAACTTTAAAAGAGTTTGAAAACGTTGACGAAACAAGATTCTATCAGGAAATGGCTTATTTTACTGAAAAATTAGATATTCAGGAAGAAAAAGTAAGACTTTCTCAACATTTGAAATATTATTCTGAAGTGATGGAAAATGAAGATTTCAATGGAAAAAAACTAGGTTTTATTTCACAGGAAATTGGAAGAGAAATCAATACTTTAGGATCAAAAGCCAATCACGCTGAAATTCAGAAATTGGTGGTGATGATGAAGGATGATTTGGAAAAAATAAAAGAACAGACGTTAAACGTATTATAA
- a CDS encoding glycine zipper domain-containing protein, producing the protein MYRDTPSSNNSVASNGGGSSQGTTAKKKGISEAAKGTAIGVVSGAALGAIVNKKNRGGGAVVGGIIGGATGYTLGRSQDRKSGRVQPK; encoded by the coding sequence GTGTACAGAGACACTCCTTCTTCTAATAATAGTGTTGCAAGCAACGGAGGCGGTTCTTCACAAGGAACTACTGCTAAGAAAAAGGGAATCAGTGAAGCTGCGAAAGGTACAGCAATTGGTGTAGTCAGTGGAGCTGCACTAGGAGCCATTGTTAATAAGAAAAACCGTGGTGGTGGTGCCGTAGTTGGTGGTATCATTGGTGGTGCAACAGGATATACTTTGGGTAGATCACAGGATAGAAAAAGTGGGCGAGTACAGCCAAAATAG
- a CDS encoding TlpA family protein disulfide reductase, with amino-acid sequence MKKLIIYVIVLAVLGAVFLVPGIRNSLKDLFFPIATIENAVHIEADDYDIDLQGINVPSTNMKNFRNKPVFLNFWGTWCPPCRKEWPSIQRLYDRRKENIDFVLIAMKDEEAAVRKFLKENNYTVPVYIAQSPISEKILPKAFPTTFLLDENGRILIKEDAATDWDAESIHQFIDNIIK; translated from the coding sequence ATGAAAAAATTAATTATATATGTCATTGTACTTGCAGTTTTGGGAGCTGTATTTTTAGTTCCCGGAATTAGAAATTCTCTTAAAGACTTATTTTTCCCGATTGCAACGATAGAAAACGCTGTACATATTGAAGCTGATGACTATGACATCGACCTTCAGGGAATCAATGTTCCGAGTACCAATATGAAGAATTTCAGAAACAAACCTGTTTTTCTGAATTTTTGGGGAACTTGGTGTCCGCCATGCAGAAAAGAATGGCCATCCATCCAAAGATTGTATGACAGACGAAAGGAAAACATCGATTTCGTTTTGATTGCGATGAAAGATGAAGAAGCAGCGGTCAGAAAATTTTTAAAGGAAAACAATTACACAGTTCCCGTTTATATTGCACAAAGCCCAATCTCTGAAAAGATACTTCCAAAGGCATTCCCAACCACCTTCCTACTCGACGAAAACGGAAGAATCCTCATCAAAGAAGACGCCGCAACTGACTGGGACGCAGAATCTATCCATCAGTTTATTGATAATATCATTAAATAA
- the miaA gene encoding tRNA (adenosine(37)-N6)-dimethylallyltransferase MiaA, translating to MKTLISVVGTTGIGKTKLAIDLARQFNTEIISCDSRQFFSEMKIGTAAPSEDELSQAKHHFIGQLSVKDYYSIGQFEHDSLELLDQLFEKYDIVIMVGGSMMYEKAVIEGLNDLPEANEENQEKLETIWQTEGIEKLQEMLKDLDPEYYENVDIHNQRRLLRAIDVIWQTGKKYSENIAHPKNPRNFQTIRIGIEAPREMIYERINLRVDKMMENGLLDEAKNLNELRKSQEGRNLASLNTVGYSELFKYFDREWDLDFAVSEIKKNSRRFAKRQLTWYRKEENIHYIQVGYSEKDFDGLIEYINSKTSI from the coding sequence ATGAAAACATTGATTTCTGTAGTAGGAACTACCGGTATTGGAAAAACAAAACTCGCCATTGATTTAGCCCGCCAATTCAATACAGAAATTATTTCCTGTGATTCCCGACAGTTTTTCAGCGAAATGAAAATAGGAACTGCGGCACCTTCAGAAGATGAACTTTCGCAGGCAAAACATCATTTTATCGGTCAGCTTTCTGTAAAAGATTATTATTCTATCGGTCAGTTTGAGCATGATTCTTTGGAGTTATTAGATCAGCTTTTCGAAAAATACGATATTGTCATTATGGTTGGTGGGAGCATGATGTATGAGAAAGCGGTAATTGAAGGCTTAAATGATTTGCCTGAAGCGAATGAAGAAAATCAAGAAAAACTAGAAACCATCTGGCAAACTGAAGGAATTGAAAAACTTCAGGAAATGCTGAAAGATTTAGATCCTGAATATTACGAAAATGTAGATATTCACAATCAAAGAAGGTTGCTGCGAGCCATTGATGTGATCTGGCAAACCGGAAAAAAATATTCTGAAAATATTGCTCATCCCAAAAATCCAAGAAATTTCCAAACAATAAGAATTGGTATTGAGGCTCCACGGGAAATGATTTATGAAAGAATCAATCTTCGTGTCGATAAAATGATGGAAAACGGCTTGCTTGATGAGGCTAAAAATCTTAATGAATTAAGAAAATCTCAGGAAGGCAGAAATTTGGCCTCGCTGAATACAGTTGGTTATTCTGAACTTTTTAAATATTTTGATAGAGAATGGGATCTTGATTTTGCGGTTTCTGAGATTAAGAAAAACTCGAGAAGATTTGCAAAACGGCAATTGACGTGGTATAGAAAGGAAGAAAATATTCACTACATACAAGTTGGATATTCAGAAAAGGATTTTGATGGATTGATTGAGTATATTAATTCCAAAACTTCAATTTAA
- a CDS encoding thioredoxin family protein, with protein MQNYWDKAITFDEYLQIANHRLNNPDNAKDIEYKPYYELGIQRMDRTLKKFVIDEEQLNELKSKNFDGKILIISEAWCGDASATVPALVKFFEGQNEVKIFLRDSDSSLIDQFLTNGTQSIPKVIILDKDFNVKNSWGPRPKFGHDLLLKFKANPEEYPKELFYNDLQIYYSRNRGKDSIQEILELL; from the coding sequence ATGCAAAATTACTGGGACAAAGCCATAACCTTCGACGAATATCTTCAAATTGCCAATCATAGATTGAATAATCCTGACAACGCAAAAGACATTGAATACAAACCTTATTACGAACTCGGCATTCAGAGAATGGACAGAACGTTGAAGAAGTTTGTCATCGACGAAGAACAATTGAATGAGCTAAAATCAAAAAACTTCGATGGAAAGATTTTAATTATTTCTGAAGCCTGGTGTGGTGATGCCAGCGCAACTGTTCCTGCTCTGGTAAAATTTTTTGAAGGTCAAAATGAAGTGAAAATTTTCCTTAGAGACAGCGACAGCAGCCTGATTGATCAATTTTTGACCAATGGCACACAATCTATCCCGAAAGTTATTATATTGGACAAAGATTTTAATGTAAAAAATTCATGGGGACCGAGACCAAAATTCGGACATGATTTATTATTAAAATTCAAAGCAAATCCTGAAGAATACCCGAAAGAATTATTTTATAATGACCTGCAGATTTATTATTCCAGAAACAGAGGGAAAGATTCGATTCAGGAAATTTTAGAGTTATTATGA
- a CDS encoding DUF4403 family protein — protein MKIVKILFLLLSIGIFGQTNTSGDAIYNFPKIKSSITMPVTLPLSEISNMINTSVKDLIFQDDSYTDNDNDQFKVKVWKTRPIRLVGSTNQSILIEVPLKIWAKKGIGTLGVYTYQETTFETVMYFKTTLDFKNNWSITTFTQPTGFKWVKKPVLDFGKVEIPITSLVEKSLKEQQYNFCKTIDQQMASQLNFQQYAVLAWNAFSQPFNISEEYNTWLKITPIHVNITPLKFYGNQIDTNIGIDIFSETYTGTKPEASHPAKAVMNFNFIPLLADQFVLQTTANIPFSEATNIAKKTFLNKEFDIRDSKVKISDIKVYGEANRIMIEADTEGYVKGTVFISGIPVYDETKRKIVLSDTKFKLKTANILQKLATSLFKGKIVKMIEDEYGIPTAELETSSKKSIEEAFNKEYYKGLKMNGKVSNLKPHQILLNDSGITAVIDTNANLRFTLKGF, from the coding sequence GTGAAAATAGTTAAAATATTATTTCTATTGCTGTCCATCGGTATTTTTGGTCAAACCAATACGTCCGGTGATGCCATTTATAATTTTCCAAAAATAAAATCGAGCATTACGATGCCGGTGACGCTTCCGCTGTCGGAAATCAGCAATATGATCAATACCTCGGTAAAAGATCTGATTTTTCAGGATGATTCTTATACAGACAATGATAACGACCAATTTAAAGTAAAAGTCTGGAAAACCCGGCCAATACGCTTGGTTGGAAGTACAAATCAGAGCATTTTGATTGAAGTTCCATTAAAAATTTGGGCAAAAAAAGGCATCGGAACATTGGGAGTCTACACCTATCAGGAGACAACTTTTGAAACCGTGATGTATTTTAAAACTACATTAGATTTCAAAAACAATTGGTCTATCACCACTTTTACTCAGCCAACAGGCTTTAAATGGGTGAAAAAACCTGTTTTGGATTTCGGAAAAGTTGAAATTCCTATCACCTCTCTTGTTGAGAAAAGCCTGAAAGAACAACAATACAATTTCTGCAAAACCATAGATCAGCAAATGGCTTCGCAACTGAATTTCCAACAGTATGCAGTTTTAGCTTGGAATGCTTTTTCTCAACCTTTTAATATTTCTGAAGAATATAATACCTGGTTAAAAATTACGCCAATCCACGTCAATATCACTCCTTTAAAATTCTATGGAAATCAAATTGACACCAATATCGGCATCGATATTTTCTCCGAGACTTATACAGGAACAAAACCTGAAGCTTCGCACCCCGCAAAAGCAGTGATGAATTTTAATTTTATTCCACTTTTGGCAGACCAGTTTGTATTGCAAACGACCGCAAATATTCCGTTTTCTGAAGCCACAAATATTGCAAAAAAAACTTTTTTAAATAAAGAATTTGACATCAGGGATTCTAAGGTGAAAATTTCGGATATCAAAGTTTATGGCGAAGCAAACCGGATTATGATAGAAGCTGATACGGAAGGTTATGTGAAAGGAACAGTTTTTATTTCGGGCATTCCTGTTTATGACGAAACTAAAAGAAAAATAGTACTTTCAGACACAAAATTTAAGCTCAAAACAGCTAACATTCTTCAGAAGTTAGCAACTTCTCTTTTTAAAGGAAAAATTGTAAAAATGATTGAAGATGAATACGGAATCCCTACGGCCGAATTGGAAACTTCATCTAAAAAAAGTATTGAAGAAGCCTTTAACAAAGAATATTACAAAGGTCTGAAAATGAATGGAAAAGTATCTAATCTGAAGCCACATCAGATTCTTCTAAACGATTCCGGAATTACTGCTGTGATTGATACCAACGCCAATTTAAGATTTACTTTGAAAGGATTTTAA
- the gmk gene encoding guanylate kinase, with protein MKKVIIFSAPSGSGKTTLVKHSLEVISELEFSISCTTRQPRGSEIHAIDYHFISPDEFRQKIAEEAFVEFEEVYTDKYYGTLKSEVEKIWNQGKVVIFDVDVKGGISLKKYFGEKALSIFIEPPSIAELERRLITRNTDDAETIKTRVEKAEEELTYAIEFDEIVINSDLDQAKIEIESLIKRFIGK; from the coding sequence ATGAAAAAAGTTATCATATTTTCAGCACCGTCGGGAAGCGGGAAGACAACATTGGTAAAACATTCTCTGGAAGTAATTTCGGAATTGGAATTTTCCATATCATGCACAACGAGACAGCCGAGAGGAAGTGAAATTCATGCGATTGATTATCACTTTATTTCGCCTGATGAATTCAGACAGAAAATTGCTGAAGAAGCTTTTGTTGAATTTGAGGAGGTTTATACCGATAAATATTACGGAACTCTGAAATCTGAGGTCGAAAAGATCTGGAATCAGGGAAAAGTTGTTATTTTTGATGTAGATGTAAAAGGCGGAATTTCATTAAAAAAATATTTTGGAGAAAAAGCATTATCCATTTTCATTGAACCACCTTCGATTGCCGAATTGGAACGGAGATTGATCACAAGAAATACCGATGATGCCGAAACCATCAAAACCCGCGTAGAAAAAGCTGAAGAAGAGCTTACCTATGCGATAGAATTTGACGAAATCGTTATTAACAGCGATTTGGATCAGGCAAAAATAGAAATAGAAAGTTTAATAAAAAGGTTTATCGGAAAATAA